Genomic DNA from Odocoileus virginianus isolate 20LAN1187 ecotype Illinois unplaced genomic scaffold, Ovbor_1.2 Unplaced_Contig_87, whole genome shotgun sequence:
TGTGTGGTGTCAGGCCTTTTCTGTGCTGAAGCCTCCTTCCTGTGTTTCGTATGTTAACAGATGTGGGCAAACGGTGGGATTCGGGGTCTGAGGCGAATGCAGGAGCTGGTCTGCCCTCTTCACTGCAGGGCagcccctgccctctcctccccagtgTGCTCAGGAGCACCGCCTTCTTTGCGGTTCTCCAgtgctcccttctcttcctccactgCTCTTCTGCCACTTGTTCCCTCTGTGCCTTTCCCTGCTGCTTGGAGAGACTCGCCTTTCGCAGGCTTCACGGGGCAGTTGCTGAGTTCTTTCCTCCCTGTGGCACAGGGAAGCTGTGGGGAGCGGCCAGCTCCAGCAAGCCGGGTGGGCCAGGGTCTTCTGCTCTCAGCCACTCGTGCCTTTGAGGGCACGGCTGCTGCTCTTTCTATGAAGTGCTGCTGCGTTTACTCTCCAGTTTCCTGAAGATCAGTCTCtgaactgctttttaaaagcatataagtGCTATCCCAAAAAACCAAGATTGTGGATTAGGTAAATTGATGTTACGTATGTGTCAGAATTTATTGGTAGTGGGTAACAGAAGAATGTATGGTAAAGAAAGTTTGAACATGGAAGTGTTATATAGGTGGGAAGGAGGATGCTACATAGGCAGCTAATTAAGGaaatgaatacacacacagtTTCATTTCACAGTCATAAAAATGTGTCCACATCAGGTATTAAAACAGAAGTCTGTGAGAAGATGGTATGAAATGACAAATGGTccagcagagaaaacagaaaacccaTCCAGAAAGCATATCCTGAGCCTCAGGGTGGGCCTGCAGTTACCAATAGCAGCACAAGAGACAGGCAGCAGACATGTGATGAGCGCCAGGCAGAGACTTGTTCTGGTTTAACTGCCTACTTTCAGTGATATGTCTCAAGCTGCAAACAAAGATACAGAAtatggcttctccatttcttagTTTGAGGGACATTTGCTTTCTTCTGATAGTGTGGAGGTAAGAGGACTGGAAAAACCAGTCTTATGGCCCTGAAGTGATTACCTGATTATAGATGGTGGGGCTTGCCAGAAATGGCTTCCTTGTCAAGTAATTCAGATAAGTTTATTTCCTGCTTAGTAAGAAAAAAAGTCTGGAGGCCAGGCATCAGGGCTGCTGGGGCATCTCTGAGGCACTCGCCCTAGGAGCAAGCAGGAGAATGGTCCTATTGCCTGGGGAGCGGGAGGTTGGGGGGACAGGCATctgaagcagagaaaacaaaCGTTTacactcttgtttttctctcagaTTTAGAGAAATAGCTGGATCCTTAGAAGCAGCACTTACAGATGTCCTGGAAGATGCACCAGGTAACATCCTCAAAGTGACAAAGGCTATTGTTAAGTGGGTTAATTCCCTTCACCAAGTCTTCTTGGTGGCCTTAGCACCCTGGGAGCACTTTGACCGCTTGCTGTCTTCCAgtagtgttacttgctcagtcgtgtccaattctttgcaaccccatggattgtagcctaccagactcttctgtccatgaaattctccaggcaagattactggagtgggtagccattcctgacccagggatcaaacccaggtctcctgcatttcttgcAGATGATTTACCGtcagagccaccggggaagtaaGTTAGACCCTGAAGATACAgtttaagttcttttttaaaaaaaggtttctaGAGCTTCCGGCTGTATAGAGACGATGTAAAGGATCCTTTAAGAACACGGGAAGGAGACCACATTTTCGTTTCTGAATATAATGTGTCAAGGGGATATAACCCCTGCTGTGCTTAAGTGACAGCCTTTTTTTGTAGCCTTGTGGCTACCCTCCACTTCCCTCTCAAGCTGAGGTAAAGGATCAGAATGACCCTTCCCTCCAGAGGATGACTCTCAGCTCGGACTGCTGCCTCAGGCCTCCAGAGCCCTTGGCCCAGTCCTGGGACAGTGGGCGGGTGACTGGGGTCAGCCTACGCTTTCCAGACGTGTTTGCATCTAGTCATGCATTAGGCGTCCCTGGTGACTGCTCACCTAGGTGGCTGTTCCTGTAGCCACAAAGCTCCACTCCACTGTGCTCCCATTTGTGCGGCCAAGTTCCATCTAAACTGCACTCTTTCAGCctcaaaagtttattttcagcTGTCTTTGCAAAAGTAGCCATGTGTAATTGACTTCCTATATTTAAATAGCATATTCAGGAGTGGAAGAGAAGACAGGACAAATTCAAAACCAAAGATTAAACCCTTCAAAGTGACTGCCACTCCAGTTCGCATGTGCTGCTTTATTATAAAGTACCTGTTAACTGATTATCTCTGATTGTtatatatgtttcagttcagttcagtcactcagtcgtgtctgactctttgcgaccccatgaattgcagcatgccaggcctccctgtccatcaccagctcccagagtttactcaaactcatgcccatcgagttggtgatgccatccagccatctcatcctctgtcgtccccttctcctcctgcccccaatccctcccagcatcagggtcttttccaatgagtcaactcttcgcatgaggtggccaaagtactggagtttcagcttcagcatcagtccttccaatgtatgtATCAAATACCTGGGAGAAGGAGTCATGTAAAATTAGCAAACAGCGTTACAGGCAAGATGGAGTCACATGTCCACGGTACAGCCTCTTGGCTGGCCACACCCCCTCCCTAAATCTTCGCTGACCTCATAGGATTCTTCAGAATGTCATTGGCTTCACTCTTGGCTTGTCCGTTGCAGATTTTAGCTGTGAGCCCTTCTGCTGTGACTCCTTAACTGTGTGTTTTTACCTCTAGCTGGGAGCTCGTATCGCCTTATGGCTTCTCATAGGACGTGGAGCAGCCTTCAGAGGTGCTGGTCTGACAAGATGTTCTTGCCGCTGCTGGCGCATCGTCTGTGGAGACTGACGCTGCAGATTCTGGCGCGGTACTCCATATTTGTCAAGGAGGTGAGGGCTGGCTGGTGCTCATCCCTAATCAAGactgaaatgaattaaagataGGTTAAGCTAAACGTGCCAAGATTTTTAAAGCCCATGTGGTCATGAGAGGTTGATGCAAGGGCTATAGTCCAACTTCCCAAGTTTCTATCCGTTTCACTGGATTTCCTTTTCGCTCTTGTTTATGTGACCTTTAGGGATATCAGTTGTCACATATTCATTGCTTTGTCTTTTTGAAAAGCACCGCACTGACCTCATTTTCCCTTAGGAAAACCAGAATCTTTGGATGGTGCCTCCAATATAAAGGCACCATAAAACAGAGATGATCATTTTAatgaagatgataaaaatatgcatattttttccttaatatttggAAATTGAAAAACACCAAATGGCTGAGATTAGAAGGTGGTAAAATTGATTAACCTTCCCTTCGTTTCAGAAACCCTTTTCAGCTTGGCTGTATTAGGTATTCATATGCCTATGATGACTGATTAGTTTTTGTGCATAAAGCCACAGGAGCATTCATGTGGTCCAGTGCTGAGCACCTGGCCCCACCAGGTCCGTTCCAGGTCTCAGAGATGCCTGTTGCACAAACAGCTCAGTGATAGACACACACCCCAGCCAGTGCAAGGTGATGAGTATAAGAGAGCGTGAGCAAAAGTGTAGGAAAGATTACATGGAGAAGCCATCATCCATGGACACGGAAGCACTCTGTCAACTGGAGGAGAGTGTTTCAGTGGAAAAAGCACAGGCTTCAAGTCAAAGTCAGACCTTGGCCCTGCTGCTCTTTAATTTTGTGGTCTTAGGGAAATTGGCTGAATCTCAGATTCTTCGtctgtaaaataggaaaacaGCTTCTACATGTGCTTGTTGTGAGGAGTGAAGAGATTTCTTGCCCAGAAAACTGATAACGAAGGTGCCCAGCAGATAATGGTGCTCCATCCAagttcctctcctcttcctcctttgccTCCCTCTACTCAGAGGAGTCTCAGTAGAGCACCCTGCCCTGTGAAACTGTTCACGAAGATCGTGCAGTTCCTGGGACACCGTGGACTTGATATGATCCTCTGAGGCCTGGGCTTGCTTCATCATCCCCAGCAAGATGCCAGCCAGTGATTATTCTTACACCTAGaatattccattcttttctcGATGCAAGTGCTCTGGTCTtaggtttttttcccttgtagCAGTCCATTATGCAGAGAACACTTATGTCATTTGTATTGTTTGAAGCATAATTGAGGttgagacttttattttttaccctTATGATAATAATTTATTAAGTAAATACAGTAAATTGTTTACCTTACGCagttaattaactttttaaaacctatGATGTTCCAGATCCTAATTTTCCTTTAGTTTCGGGacttcttgctttctttctgacTGTTACTTAAGTCAAGGAGGGGAAATGCACATAGGATCAAAGTTTGtcatgtttgtgtttttcacaCCTACCTGGAGGGACAGGATGTGGTATCCTTTCTTGAGTTAACTTTCACTTAATACTTTGTCGACAGCTGGCATTTTGTGTTGAGTTACATGCTCATGTATCTCGCATGTGGAAACATTTTGTCACTGAAATCCTTTTTCAGCTTTTACTCAGGCCCATCTCTAATGAAAGTGCTAAGGATATTAAAAAGCCTTTGGTAACTGGCAGCAAAGATCTTTCTATCACCCAAGGAAATTGCGAAGACCAAGCAAGTGGCCCTTCTGAAACAAAGCCCATCGTCTCCATTTCCAGCACTCAACTTGTCTATGTGGTCACAGACCTGGACAGGCTTCAGGAGCAGGTGAGCCTGTGTTGCAGAGGATTCTAAGTGTGGGGTTCAGTGTTCTCACTGTCTGGCCTCATGGGGTTTAGACTTGTGGGCCCAGGGCCCCTGAGAGAGCGCATCCATTTACCTCCGTTCTGGTGTTGCCTCCACCCCCTGACTGGCATGCTCTCCTCCTTGGGTAGCAGCCTGTCCACGTGTGCCTGTCTGGAGCCCCCTGGCTTCCCCTGAGCAGTGATGCCACAGGCCAGGAACAAGCCAGGCCCTCATTAACTCAGCTTACTCTGTGGAGCCATGGTCTTTAATGGGTTGGATTCTAATTATTTCTAGTCTGCTTATCCAGTACTTATACTTTAAAAGTGCTGAACTATTACAACGTCTTCCTATTTCCTCCACATACGTTTCATGTTCTTGCTTTTACCATTAACAGAACTTTGTTTAAGAACAAAATGTGTTTAAGTGCTCTGATACAGAATCCTGCTTTTTTTGGGTTTAAGTGTTTTGTGGTGCttggacaaatactgtatgtgttGAGCAAAAACATGGCCTTTATGATAAGGTTTTTTGGTATTGAGGGGAACTGCAGAATAGTGTTAATAGCCATGAGAATATGATTTTCCATGTTGCTGAATTATTTTCTAGTGAAAGCattaagaattttgttttcttcgaTGAAAGTTACTGAAAGTTCCGAgtttagttttattattaattaataacaTTCTAGAGTTGTAGGTGCATATAGAATTGTCTCTTCCTTTGATTAATAAAAAGTAACTGAATATATAAAGTGCATATTTATTTCAGCTTCCAGAACTCTTAGAAACAATCAAGCCAAAACTTGAAGTGATGggctttaagaatttttcttccATCTCAGGTAAAAAAATGAATCTTTAGATTCAGCAAATCTTTGAAtaagaaataacttaaaatagaattttagagACTAGGATATATTTAATTAacagttttctctagttgtaaaTCCTTGGTTGtttctgtattctgttctgtgatttttaacttctctgaatgaaatttttttttttttatcttccaaagctcatttgcattttatttttttttccatttatttttattagttggaagctcattactttacatcattacagtagtttttgtcatacattgaaatgaattagccatggatttacatgtattccccatcccggtcccccctcccacctccctctccacccgatccctctggatcttcccggtgcaccaggcctgagcacttgtctcatgcacccaacctgggctggtgatctgtttcaccctagataatatacatgtttcagtgctgttctcttcttctctgaatgaaattttttttttccatttatttttattagttggaggctaattactttacatcattacagtagtttttgtcatacattgaaatgaattagccatggatttacatgtattccccatcccagtcccccctcccacctccctctccacccgggtgaaacagatcaccagcccaggttggatacatgagacaagtgctcgggcctggtgcactgaatgaaatattttaattctaataatttGATTTGATTTGGTTTATTGTATACTCTCTTTAGGCCTGAGCCTGAATAGAGTGATAAAACACATCTTTCCATCTCTGCAGCAGCCCTGGAGGACTCCCAGCTGTCTTTGTCTGCCTGTGTACCCGCCTTGAGTGAGAAAATCACCCAGGACTTAAGTGAGTCTTGCTTTAGTCACCTGAAAAGTGCCCTGGAGGTTCCCAGGCTGTACCGAAGAACCAATAAGGTCAGTGCACTCATTGAAAAGCATTTTGAGGTGGGAAAATATGTATCAGGAAGGCAGAGATGGAAGAAGTGTTTAAGTGAGAACAGAAatggattctccaggggagaatccaTCTTGTTCAGTTGTGAGAGGAGGCTCCTCAGTAGATGGCCAGGGCCTCGGCACAAACATAATGTAGGTAGTTGGACTTGGGCAGTATGGACTTTGGGCCTTAAGGGAGAatagtattttcaaataaagcattttaataaaatattttaaggcctGCCCTTCTTTTGGGTTTCATATTCTATATTTGAGAAGATCTGAATTTACCTTATTTCTTTCATATTGCCATTGGAAGTACCTGCTTCTGTCTTTTACTGGATATGGTATAAAAAAGTTACATTAAAAGCTATTAAAGGTATTTATAAGGTGAAAAATTGAGCTTATACTGGTATTCAAAGTCAAATTCTCCTTTGTCTTCACTTTCTAGAATAGGAATTGGGGAATTTGTTTTTAGCAGtgttttagtttttctcttgAACTCTCATTTTCAAGTGTTCCTATTCATTTCATTCTTGCTAGTTcatattttccttctaattttcttttctcctggttGTAAAGTTGGATTTTAATTTACAACTAAAATTATTCTCAGGACCTGTGAAAATGTCCTGCAGCATTGTGCTATTTTGGAATATCCCTGGAGTTTCCACACGCACACCCAGTGTGGGGCCTGGTGTGCCATTGATGTTACTTTTCCCACCCAGCCCCTGCTCTGGGTGTGGGGAGTGGCTGGGCTGCGTCCTGAGACAAGCTGAGCTCATCTCTGTGGctattctccttttccttttaacaTCTAGGCCATATAGCAGAATTTCCACTTCTGGGAACATCAGCAAGAGTACCTACTCTCCTGATGTTCTGGTCTGAAGTGGGAGAAACAGACCTATTTTAGTTTGCCAAATTCATTACTTTTCCTTTAGGAATCTACCAGCTTTCCCTTTTTCATCAGCAGGGTGTTGTTATATTTACCAAGTGCTTGTCTCGTGGGTCAGACACCGTACTAAACACTTTATACTGTCATTCATCCTGTGAAGTGAGTGCCAGTGTCATTATTTATAGgtgaagaaaccaaaattaagaaaattaagatccTCACTTCTTAAATGGTGGTCTGTTAAACAGCAGCAAATGGTCACCAGTCGGAGCTTGTTATAAATGCATGGTCTCAAAATTTGGCCCTACTCACCTCCTgcccagtacacacacacaaaatcagacCTAGAATTAACGAAGTGGCCAGGTGCTTTGTGTGAACACAAGGTTAGGGAACCTGAGTCCAGTCGGCTCTGGGCATCGTCCTTTGTGGCTCCCTCTTGGTCTCCAGGGTCTTTCTGTAGACAGCACTTGTATGTGTCTCAAAACTGGCACCTTGGTAATGTCCTTTTGAACATGAGGTTTGAGTAActtactttctccttttctggCCTCTTTAACCTCTACCAACATTATCCCAGGAGGTGCCAGTGACAGCCTCCTCTTACGTGGACAGCGCTCTGAAGCCATTGTACCAGCTTCAGAGCAGGCACAAGGACAAGCTCAAGCAAGCCACGATTCAGCAATGGTTAGAAGCCGCTCTCTCTGAGAGCACGCATAAGTAAGTAACTTACAAGTAGACTATTCTGGACTTTCTTAGAAAAGTCCTAAGTCAGAGATCACTGGGACCATCACAGTTGTTTTCTGTGGCCTATCTCTGGACAGGGCTCCATGTGGGCACCCAGTCTCCTCCCATCTGTGCTCACTCCACCCTAGCCAAGGCTCTGCCTGTCCTGCAGCCATACCAGCCCTGCCTCTCACAGCTCACACGCCGTTTAGGACCCAGGCGTATTCCACAGTCCCCCTGAGCGCACTGCCTTTGACTGTCCTTAATGTCACTTCATGTAGGAGTGTTCTGCAAGTCTAGGCACACTTCCTCCTTTCAGGTCCTTTCTCCTCAACTCTGTCGGTCCATAATGGCTCCAGTCATGCCACATAACCAGCAGACTTGCACTGGGGAGACTAGGGTAATGAAGGAAGCAAACATGTTCATTGTGAAGTGTAATTACAGCTCTTACAGGATTGCTGTCAGATCCTCAGGCTGATGAAAGTAGAGGAGGTCTTCAGTCTGGTTGAATGCCTCTTCAGTTCTAATTCAACCAAAACTGTTTTCCCCGAATCCAGCACTGAGTTacatcaaaatatattatttgattttgttgttgaattttaattattaactttgcaataacattttgtttctttctactgCTTATGAATTAAGCAGCATTTGTGAGTTAATTTAGAACACAGCAGCAAGTTATAATGCGGTTTCTGTGGGCAAGTGTATTATAAATGCCAGGTAACcagtttgtaaataaaattttgaaatatagctCATTTATAATTTGGAAATCATTTTGAAGGCAGttagttttgtttaaaatttttgaaatacttttactctttaaaaaagatgAGCTGTTCCTAGAACTGATTGTAAATGAATTTGCTACTTTCATTTGGGAAATGAGCTGCTGTTCAGCCTTGAATATAGGAAAGACTTCGGCCTGTGATTTCTCTTAGTGTTCAGGACGGACATTTTAGACAAAATTCATATACATAGTTCTTAAATTCTGAGGGAATACAATGCTAGAGAGTCAAGAccctatttttctttcagtcttaaACAGTATTTACCATGGCTGATCTTTTATTGGAATtgaatttttaactaaaaaaatccattttttggTCCACAAAGCTCGTGAATGTGTTTGGTACTGCGTCTCTGACCGCTGTCTTATGTTCAAGGTACTATGAGACCGTGTCGGATGTCCTGAATGCTGTGAGGAAGATGGAGGAGAGCCTGAAGCGGCTCAAACAGGCCAGGAGAGCCACTCCCGCCAGCCCGGCTGGGCTTAGTGGCGGCGGCATGAGTGATGATGACAAGATCCGACTACAGTTGGCCTTGGATGTTGCATATTTAGGAGAGCAGGTGACCCGAGCGCCGCTGCCCTTCCAAGGGGCCTGACTGCATTCCAAGGGCCCCGCAGGCACCCAGCAATGCCCCTGAGCCCAGAGATACTGGGAGGGACCAGACACTTGAAGGAAGAGGATGTGCACCTAGGAAATgtgagaaggaaaaagcagaCTTTTTGAGGTCCAGTGAATTGCCATTCTCTTGGCTTGCTGGCATTCATGTTCCCAAAGCTGCTGGGACATGAGCCCATAGGCGGAGATGGTGTCCTTTTGGTCCAGAGCCTGAAACGTGCTTGATGTGGCATTGGTGCTGGGTGGCTGAGGTTCCTTTGAGATATTTGTTAGTTTGGCTTTAGAATGACTAGAGAAGCATTAGGCCATTGATTCTCCATGTGGTGCTTGAGAACTCATCTCAGCACAGTTTCTTTGTCTCCCTGCCTGCGTTTTTTAGGTTTTCTATAAAACACAAATTTTGGTGTCACACAGTGGATGGGTGGACATTCATGTAGGTACCATCACCTATGGGCAAGTGTGGATCCTACGCAGGGCCTTCCATCCTTACTGAGTGTCAAACTTTGGAATGTTCAGAAACTGGCTTTCTCAACTGCTTAGGCTTTCTGTAGCAATAAATCCTCAAGaaagacctttttaaaaattatttatttctttatttttggctgcactgggtctttgttgctgctcatgggctttcccTCGCTGCAGCAAGCGGAGCTACTCTTGGTTGTAGTACATACTTCTCAgatagtggcttctcttgtttcagagcacaggttctaagGCATGTggtgcttcagtagttgtggcacttcagtggttgtggcacgtgggcttagatgctctgtggcatatggaatctccctggatcagggattgaacccatgtcccttgcattggcaggcagattcttaaccactgggtaaCCAGCAAGACCTTTTTGCTAGAGAAAAAGTGATATCATAACATTCCCATCAAAAGATGCTTGGTTTTCTAGTCACTCTTTCTTATGACTCAATGTCATCACTGAAAATCCAGATTTTTCCGTTTTCAGGTGAATTTACAGGGATATCCTGGCAGAAAGTCTTATTACCTTCTTCTGTTTACTTACTCTGTTTCACAAGAGAaacttaaagtcttttttttatgGGCAAAAAGGTTGGTCATAGGCAAATGAAGAGCAAGTAAGCAAAAGAACAGGGAGATGGGTTCCTTGCATTCCCCAGACCAGCCACAGCATGCCAGCAGAGACTGTGCAGTGGGTCCGGAGTTTCCCGGACTCCGCTGTGCTGTGTGCACGTGTGCTTTTGGTGGTGGTATTGAGTGAAGGGTGACGCACACTGTGCTGCATCTCTGCTACCATATGGTTGCTGTGCCGGAGTTGTTTCTAAGAAAAGGCTGTTAATGATATGCTAAGAGATTAAgacctcaggcaagtcatttTTGAGAATTCTGCACGTAGAAAGTTCCTTTTCTTAGTGTGAGTTTTCTCTTCCAGCCTATGAGAGAGGCTGTTATCCTGGTGAGAGAATGATTTAGTGAACGGAGATAATTTGACACTGACTTCTTAGAATGACCTCCAGAAGTAAATGTTATAATAAGTACacttttttacttcatttatttgaaagtaaaaaattatTCTACCAGTCTTCAGGAAACTGCCTTTTTCTGGTTTAGTGGAGGATGAGGTGAGGGTGGAtatcttgttttctttgtaaGAGTCTCTTCCATGTTCAGCTAACTTGATTCATTCCCGTGGCCTTTACAGATAGAAAAGATGGGCCTGCGAACAAAGGACATAAGAAGCTTTCCGGCTCTCGCAGAGCTCGTTGCTGCTGCCAAGGACCAGGCACCTGCGGACCAGCCTTAAGCATCTTGGAGTAGCCCAGGGGAAGGTTGGACCTCACGCCTGCAGGGAAGAAAGCGTCTCTGTTCTCTCTCAGGCTGCAACACGGACGTGTGTCCACTGGTTCCCAAAAGCGCGCCAGGGCAGCTTCCCTAAGTGTCTTTGGGTCTTCTTTCACCcaaaaagaataatacaaaagCCTTTTTCCGTTGTATGGAAGATAATTTTAAGATGTTTGAAACTTTCTACTATAGTTTACagagcaaattattttatttttgttgtaaatCTTAGCGTGGAAGAGATGATTTCTAAAATATGCTTGAAGTAAATACATGTATGTCTGAATATAAACAGTCAGCTTTCTGGTCCTGCAGTTAGAAGGGACTGGCTGCAGACGGGTAGCTCCACTGTACACACACCCTTCTCCCTGATGACTCTGACTCTAGACGGGGCTGCACTGGTGGCTTTCCATCCTC
This window encodes:
- the LOC110122351 gene encoding conserved oligomeric Golgi complex subunit 2, with amino-acid sequence MASHRTWSSLQRCWSDKMFLPLLAHRLWRLTLQILARYSIFVKELLLRPISNESAKDIKKPLVTGSKDLSITQGNCEDQASGPSETKPIVSISSTQLVYVVTDLDRLQEQLPELLETIKPKLEVMGFKNFSSISAALEDSQLSLSACVPALSEKITQDLSESCFSHLKSALEVPRLYRRTNKEVPVTASSYVDSALKPLYQLQSRHKDKLKQATIQQWLEAALSESTHKYYETVSDVLNAVRKMEESLKRLKQARRATPASPAGLSGGGMSDDDKIRLQLALDVAYLGEQIEKMGLRTKDIRSFPALAELVAAAKDQAPADQP